Proteins co-encoded in one Aspergillus fumigatus Af293 chromosome 6, whole genome shotgun sequence genomic window:
- the mak5 gene encoding ATP-dependent RNA helicase MAK5, with translation MGQKRQRDSKNLTLHSKKRKKAENATATDSDDGWDGIVGADELNWKEVALPDRLEDAGGFYGLEEIEGVDIVRGSGNGEVKFKAVAGKPKKSILKKKALEDENPEYEEEWSGFSDDDADRPENASSTVVEKPEKSDRKADKKSEKNADKKEAKDAKKKEAKAAKKEQKEKGSAIQRDMSINAGLSFAALQDTEEDDGADVSAWDSLGLSPEILTGLSKMKFGSPTSVQEACIPQILEGHDVIGKASTGSGKTLAFGIPILEHYLEKKRDDISAQKEQMSEKDSTPIALILSPTRELAHQLSKHIGELIAQAPGVNARIALLTGGLSVQKQQRLLSGADIVIGTPGRVWEILSTGQGLIRKMQQIKFLVVDEADRLLSEGHFKEVEEILNSLDRVEDGEVPDGEDQASEEESDPSSERQTLVFSATFHRDLQQKLAGKRKWTRGDIMDKKESMDYLLQKLNFREEKPKFIDMNPISQMADNLKEGIVECGAMEKDLFLYTLLLYHPKHRTLVFTNSISAVRRLTKLLQTLQLPALALHSSMAQKARLRSVERFSSPSSDPSTILIATDVAARGLDIKGIDLVIHYHAPRTADTYVHRSGRTARAGASGKSVIICGPDEMVGVVRLAAKVHANMANGKKLPLESLELDRRVVSRVKPRVSLASRITDANIAKEKISAEDNWLRNAAEDLGVEYDSEEFDESNGKGRGRGRGRHQKQKEVGSVSKAELAGLRAELKQLLSQRVNVGVSERYLTAGRVDIDALLRGEGNTSFLGPVDPLNF, from the exons ATGGGCCAAAAGAGGCAACGCGACTCGAAGAACTTGACCTTACACTCTAAAAAgcggaagaaggccgagaacGCGACAGCAACTGATTCGGACGACGGCTGGGATGGTATCGTCGGCGCGGATGAGCTGAACTGGAAGGAAGTAGCTCTACCTGATCGTCTCGAGGATGCTGGAGGCTTTTATGGTctggaagaaattgaaggtGTTGATATAGTGCGAGGTTCGGGCAATGGGGAGGTTAAATTTAAG GCCGTTGCTGGGAAACCGAAGAAGTCTATTCTGAAAAAGAAGGCGCTAGAGGATGAGAACCCCGAATACGAAGAGGAGTGGTCAGGCTTCAGCGACGATGACGCGGACCGGCCAGAAAACGCTTCTTCAACTGTCGTAGAGAAACCTGAAAAGTCGGACAGGAAGGCGGACAAGAAGAGCGAGAAGAATGCCGATAAGAAGGAAGCCAaggatgcaaagaagaaagaagctaAAGCTGCGAAGAAGGaacagaaggagaaaggttCGGCAATTCAGCGCGATATGAGCATTAATGCCGGCCTTTCGTTTGCCGCTCTTCAAGATacggaagaagatgatggagccGATGTCTCTGCTTGGGACTCGCTGGGTCTCTCCCCCGAGATACTCACTGGCCTGTCCAAGATGAAATTTGGCTCTCCAACATCAGTGCAGGAGGCTTGCATACCTCAGATATTGGAGGGACATGACGTTATTGGGAAGGCTTCTACGGGTTCCGGAAAGACGCTGGCATTCGGTATTCCCATCCTTGAACATTACCTGGAGAAGAAACGCGATGATATTAGTGCACAGAAGGAACAGATGTCCGAAAAAGACTCGACTCCGATCGCTCTGATTCTGTCACCCACCAGAGAGCTTGCTCATCAGTTGTCGAAGCATATCGGGGAGCTGATCGCGCAAGCTCCGGGTGTTAATGCACGCATTGCGCTTTTGACCGGTGGGCTCTCGGTGCAAAAACAGCAACGTCTGCTGTCCGGAGCTGATATCGTGATCGGAACCCCGGGTCGAGTGTGGGAAATTTTGAGCACTGGGCAAGGGTTGATTCGGAAGATGCAGCAGATCAAATTCCTTGTAGTGGACGAGGCCGATCGCCTCCTGAGTGAAGGTCACTTCaaagaggttgaagagatTTTAAACTCTCTGGACCGTGTCGAGGATGGCGAGGTTCCTGATGGTGAGGATCAAGCATCGGAAGAGGAATCTGATCCTAGCTCTGAAAGACAGACATTGGTTTTCTCCGCCACCTTTCACCGTGATCTGCAACAGAAGTTAGCGGGCAAAAGGAAGTGGACCAGAGGAGATATCATGGATAAGAAAGAATCCATGGACTACCTCCTACAGAAGCTGAACTTCCGGGAAGAGAAGCCCAAGTTCATCGACATGAACCCCATCTCGCAGATGGCCGACAACCTCAAAGAGGGAATTGTCGAATGTGGCGCCATGGAAAAG GATCTCTTCCTCTATACACTACTTCTATACCATCCCAAACACCGGACACTCGTCTTCACCAACTCGATCTCCGCCGTCCGTCGTCTCACCAAACTCCTTCAGACTCTCCAACTACCAGCCCTTGCCCTTCATTCGTCCATGGCCCAAAAGGCACGACTCCGCTCGGTCGAGCGTTTCTCTTCACCCTCATCCGATCCCAGTACCATCCTAATAGCCACTGATGTAGCGGCCCGCGGTCTCGACATCAAAGGGATAGACCTCGTCATCCATTACCATGCACCCCGAACGGCAGATACCTACGTTCATCGATCCGGCCGTACAGCTCGTGCAGGCGCATCCGGTAAGAGCGTGATTATCTGCGGACCCGACGAGATGGTCGGTGTTGTCCGTCTCGCTGCCAAGGTGCATGCGAACATGGCAAATGGAAAAAAGCTGCCGCTGGAATCATTGGAGCTGGACCGTCGCGTCGTGTCGCGCGTCAAGCCCCGGGTTAGCCTCGCCAGCCGCATCACTGATgctaatatagccaaggagaagatttCAGCAGAGGACAATTGGCTGCGCAACGCCGCGGAGGATCTGGGCGTTGAGTACGACAGTGAGGAATTCGATGAATCCAACGGCAAAGGGCGTGGTCGCGGCCGTGGTCGTCAtcagaagcaaaaggaggTAGGGAGCGTCAGTAAGGCCGAGCTGGCAGGGTTGCGAGCGGAGCTGAAGCAGTTGCTTTCCCAGCGGGTGAATGTGGGCGTTAGCGAGAGGTATCTAACTGCTGGGCGTGTGGATATCGATGCATTGCTCCGTGGAGAAGGCAATACTTCGTTCCTGGGGCCGGTTGATCCACTGAACTTTTAA
- a CDS encoding tRNA methyltransferase TRM7, with amino-acid sequence MGKSSKDKRDAYYRLAKEQNWRARSAFKLIQIDEQFDLFEHENPDKVTRVVDLCAAPGSWSQVLSRVLIKGESFGRRAWIEKKRKESEALKRIDHGSESESPAEEERKDDIAQLKPRRNVKIVSIDLQPMAPLEGITTLQADITHPSTIPLLLRALDPEAYDSASSPTPSAIQQPHPVDLVISDGAPDVTGLHDLDIYVQSQLLYSALNLAVGVLRPGGKFVAKIFRGRDVDLIYAQLRTVFEKVSVAKPRSSRASSLEAFVVCEGFIPPAIHDGSVGMDALKNPLFGGATIPPPVSPDGNIGIEVPDEDTASPREPLTVSEAATVSASDINQQTQIRMLHSQSSIPSLANKPQRFAVENRWIPPFIACGDLSSWDSDASYSLPPDYVNLDPVQPPTAPPYRRALELRKEKGGAYGKTKLGAVGRA; translated from the coding sequence ATGGGGAAATCTTCCAAAGATAAGCGTGACGCCTACTATCGCCTGGCGAAAGAACAAAACTGGCGTGCCCGTTCTGCTTTCAAACTGATTCAGATCGATGAACAATTTGATTTGTTCGAACATGAGAACCCCGACAAGGTGACGCGAGTAGTTGACCTTTGCGCCGCTCCAGGAAGTTGGAGTCAAGTCCTCAGTCGAGTCCTGATCAAGGGAGAGAGCTTTGGCCGGCGGGCGTGGATAGAGAAAAAGCGAAAGGAGAGCGAGGCTCTGAAGAGAATCGACCATGGATCGGAAAGTGAGAGtccagctgaagaagagaggaaggacGACATTGCGCAGTTGAAGCCCAGAAGGAACGTGAAGATCGTCTCAATTGACCTTCAACCCATGGCGCCGTTGGAAGGTATCACAACGCTCCAAGCCGACATCACACATCCATCTACGATCCCTCTGCTCCTTCGTGCCCTCGATCCTGAAGCTTATGATTCAGCATCTTCCCCCACCCCTTCGGCCATCCAACAACCTCACCCTGTTGATCTCGTCATCTCTGATGGTGCACCAGACGTCACCGGCTTGCACGATCTGGACATTTACGTTCAGTCACAGCTTCTCTACTCCGCATTGAATCTGGCAGTAGGCGTCTTAAGGCCAGGAGGCAAGTTCGTCGCCAAGATCTTCAGAGGCCGCGACGTAGACCTCATCTACGCACAACTCCGCACGGTATTTGAGAAAGTGAGTGTTGCAAAGCCGAGAAGCAGTCGCGCGAGCAGCTTAGAGGCCTTCGTGGTCTGCGAAGGCTTTATTCCTCCAGCCATCCATGACGGCTCAGTCGGAATGGACGCTTTGAAGAACCCTCTCTTTGGAGGCGCCACAATACCACCGCCCGTATCCCCAGATGGCAACATCGGGATCGAAGTACCCGACGAGGATACTGCATCACCTAGAGAGCCACTCACAGTTTCAGAAGCAGCGACGGTGTCTGCATCTGATATAAACCAACAAACTCAAATCCGCATGCTTCATTCGCAATCTTCAATCCCGTCTCTGGCAAACAAGCCCCAGCGTTTCGCTGTCGAGAACCGATGGATCCCTCCATTCATTGCCTGTGGCGATCTCTCGTCCTGGGATTCCGATGCTTCATACTCCTTGCCCCCGGACTATGTCAACTTGGATCCTGTTCAGCCACCTACAGCACCGCCTTATCGGCGAGCGTTGGAGCTACGGAAGGAAAAGGGTGGAGCTTATGGTAAGACGAAGTTGGGAGCTGTGGGACGGGCGTAG
- a CDS encoding sulfite reductase subunit alpha, translating to MMGSSSPSLSALGGPTYVTAQTLIQQVAYILSDKIFSYSPESFDLDNALREWASRQETNAIGESTVVKAMETRQGAGNIALGYLFSQDFDLKKRHVPQGIVASSATLPYMRSALEQLSLLYSVASPVAAHVAAVDYAGENGLVSDYASALSLAEELGLGLVSSASVHEAQHMALLTTLLASVLPSVHIYDGVRVGRETTRVIDVLDQAGVARTYEAIRKTLDESRNRHLDTQGKVLELFASLNGELGTDYGLFEYHGHAEPVSVLVAFGTVEASLTAQVARSLAKDGVRVGVVNVRVYRPFVEEEFLRVLPQSTKTVGVLGQVTDEQDVQEQGVRSALYEDVLAALTFASGREHAPTCVDIKYPRSQRWDLINTAAAFQLIFEKPIIPASGESAPLQLIDPATVQEYTFWDVDSSVCESAAAVLSEALAADSASNVTTSKSYDNLIQGGALRIDIRKSSKILDTPYAITAADTTYVGDIKLLGDIDVAASIKNKGKVIINAPGVKDDELEKKLPLGFRQAVAQREISLYIVDPSAAGASAPESSVLQSAFLRVALPSQEGVGLKKLSSITGDSETLETVAKDLDKLLRQVEIPESWRISEEGTEVTQLSKDISINSFVPFDKDEAEPAPLLNDWQAAAKGLAFKEAYGTKKALRPETATKTFTVHVKENRRLTPVTYDRNIFHIEFDLGDSGLKYDIGEALGVHAENDPQEVSEFITFYGLNPDDVVGVPSREDPAVLENRTVYQALVQNVDIFGRPPKRFYEALAEFATDEKEKKDLLTLGGPEGAVEFKRRAEVDTITFADVLLEFPSAHPDFQDLIRIVGPLKRREYSIASCQKVTPNSVALMIVAVNWVDPRGRDRFGLATRYLSRLQPGTPVTVSVKSSVMKLPPKSTQPLIMAGLGTGLAPFRAFVQHRALEKAQGKEIGAVLLYMGSRHQREEYCYGEEWEAYQEAGVITLLGRAFSRDQPEKIYIQDRMRETLPEIIQAYIREEGAFYLCGPTWPVPDVTAVLEEAIATEAKNTGKKVDTRKEIEKLKDEERYVLEVY from the coding sequence ATGATGGGCTCTTCTTCACCATCTTTGTCTGCCCTCGGTGGCCCTACGTATGTCACTGCCCAGACGTTGATCCAACAAGTTGCCTATATCCTCAGCGACAAGATCTTCTCCTATTCCCCTGAAAGTTTCGATCTGGACAATGCTCTGCGCGAATGGGCATCGCGTCAGGAAACCAATGCTATTGGCGAATCTACCGTCGTCAAGGCTATGGAGACCCGCCAGGGTGCCGGTAACATCGCCCTCGGCTACCTCTTCTCTCAAGATTTTGATTTGAAGAAGCGCCATGTCCCTCAGGGTATCGTTGCTTCTTCGGCAACTCTCCCCTACATGCGCTCGGCTCTGGAGCAGCTATCTCTCTTGTATTCAGTCGCTAGCCCTGTTGCTGCGCACGTTGCCGCCGTAGATTACGCTGGTGAGAACGGACTGGTCTCGGATTATGCTTCCGCGCTCTCTCTCGCTGAAGAGCTTGGCCTGGGTCTTGTTTCAAGTGCCTCAGTGCATGAGGCCCAGCATATGGCGCTGCTCACGACCCTCCTCGCTTCCGTTTTGCCCTCGGTTCACATCTATGACGGTGTCCGTGTTGGCCGTGAGACTACCCGTGTcattgatgttctggatCAGGCTGGTGTTGCTCGTACCTACGAGGCCATTCGCAAGACCTTGGATGAGTCCCGTAACCGTCACCTAGACACCCAAGGGAAGGTTTTGGAGCTTTTCGCTTCTCTGAACGGCGAACTTGGCACAGACTATGGTCTTTTCGAATACCACGGTCACGCCGAACCTGTTTCCGTTCTGGTTGCTTTCGGTACCGTTGAGGCGTCTCTTACTGCGCAGGTTGCTCGCTCGTTGGCAAAGGATGGTGTCCGCGTTGGTGTTGTCAATGTCCGTGTCTACCGTCCTTTCGTCGAGGAGGAATTCCTGCGTGTTCTCCCTCAATCAACCAAGACTGTGGGTGTCCTTGGCCAGGTCACCGATGAGCAAGATGTGCAAGAGCAAGGTGTTCGCTCTGCCCTTTACGAAGACGTGCTTGCGGCTTTAACCTTTGCCTCTGGTCGAGAACATGCGCCTACCTGCGTCGATATCAAATACCCCCGCTCTCAGCGTTGGGACCTGATAAACACTGCCGCTGCCTTCCAACTCATCTTCGAAAAGCCCATTATTCCGGCCAGCGGGGAAAGCGCGCCTCTTCAGCTTATCGACCCTGCTACCGTGCAGGAGTACACTTTCTGGGATGTTGACAGCTCTGTTTGCGAatccgctgctgctgtcctTTCCGAGGCCCTTGCTGCTGATTCCGCGAGCAATGTAACAACATCCAAGTCTTATGACAACCTTATTCAGGGAGGAGCCCTCCGTATCGACATCCGCAAGAGCTCCAAGATTCTCGATACCCCCTATGCTATTACTGCTGCAGACACGACATACGTTGGAGATATCAaacttcttggagatatcgATGTTGCCGCCtccatcaagaacaagggcaaagtcatcatcaacgcccCTGGCGTCAAAGACGATGAGTTGGAAAAGAAACTACCATTGGGCTTCAGACAGGCTGTTGCTCAGCGTGAAATTTCTCTCTACATCGTCGATCCATCGGCGGCCGGTGCCTCTGCTCCTGAATCCTCTGTCCTCCAGTCAGCCTTCCTTAGAGTGGCACTTCCCTCTCAGGAAGGGGTTGGCCTTAAGAAGCTTTCTTCTATCACTGGAGACTCCGAGACTCTTGAGACCGTCGCTAAAGATCTTGACAAGCTTCTCCGCCAGGTCGAGATCCCTGAGTCTTGGAGAATCTCCGAAGAGGGAACTGAGGTTACTCAGCTTTCTAAGGATATCTCCATCAACAGCTTCGTTCCCTTCGATAAGGACGAAGCGGAGCCAGCTCCTCTCCTCAATGACTGGCAGGCAGCGGCCAAGGGTCTCGCATTTAAGGAGGCTTATGGCACCAAGAAGGCTCTTCGTCCCGAAACGGCCACCAAGACCTTCACTGTTCACGTCAAGGAGAACAGACGCTTGACCCCTGTCACTTATGATAGAAACATCTTCCATATTGAGTTCGATCTTGGTGACTCTGGGCTCAAGTATGATATTGGCGAAGCCCTAGGTGTGCACGCTGAGAATGACCCCCAAGAAGTTTCGGAGTTCATTACATTCTACGGTCTCAACCCCGACGATGTTGTCGGTGTTCCCAGCCGCGAGGACCCAGCGGTCCTTGAGAACCGCACCGTCTACCAGGCTCTTGTCCAAAACGTCGACATTTTCGGCCGGCCGCCTAAGCGCTTTTATGAGGCCCTCGCAGAATTCGCCACcgacgagaaggagaagaaagaccTTCTCACACTGGGTGGCCCTGAAGGTGCTGTGGAGTTCAAGCGCCGCGCCGAAGTTGATACCATCACTTTCGCTGATGTCCTGCTGGAGTTCCCCTCAGCTCATCCTGACTTCCAAGACCTGATCCGCATCGTCGGCCCCCTGAAGCGCCGCGAATACTCCATCGCTTCCTGCCAGAAGGTGACGCCCAACTCGGTTGCTCTCATGATCGTTGCTGTCAACTGGGTTGATCCCCGTGGCCGCGACCGCTTTGGTCTCGCCACTCGGTACCTTAGCCGCCTCCAACCCGGCACTCCGGTCACTGTCAGCGTCAAGTCCAGCGTGATGAAGCTGCCACCCAAGTCCACTCAGCCTCTCATCATGGCCGGTCTCGGAACGGGTCTTGCTCCCTTCCGTGCCTTTGTGCAGCACCGTGCCCTCGAGAAGGCGCAGGGCAAGGAGATCGGTGCTGTGCTCTTGTACATGGGATCCCGCCACCAGCGTGAGGAGTACTGCTACGGTGAGGAATGGGAGGCTTATCAGGAAGCCGGTGTCATCACTCTTCTTGGCCGTGCCTTCTCTCGTGATCAGCCTGAGAAGATTTATATCCAGGACCGCATGCGCGAGACTTTGCCTGAAATCATCCAGGCCTACATCCGGGAAGAGGGTGCCTTCTACCTTTGTGGTCCCACCTGGCCTGTTCCTGATGTGACTgctgtgctggaggaggccaTTGCCACCGAGGCCAAGAACACAGGCAAGAAAGTCGACACTCgcaaggagatcgagaaactcaaggatgaggagagaTATGTTCTTGAAGTCTACTAG
- the pre9 gene encoding proteasome core particle subunit alpha 3: MSRRYDSRTTIFSPEGRLYQVEYALEAISHAGTALGILAKDGIVLAAEKKVTSKLLEQDTSAEKLYTLNDNMICAVAGMTADANILINYARQAAQRYLLTYGEEIPCEQLVRRLCDLKQGYTQHGGLRPFGVSFIYAGYDPLREFQLYQSNPSGNYGGWKATSVGANNASAQSLLKQDYKEDCDLKEACAMAVKVLSKTMDSTKLSSEKIEFATVGKTKEGKIYHHLWNADEINALLKEHGLAKVDDEPEAGDIK; this comes from the exons ATGTCACGGAGATATGATTCCAGG acaaccatcttctccccCGAAGGTCGACTTTATCAAGTTGAGTATGCGCTCGAAGCTATTTCACATGCTGGTACAGCTCTAGGGATCTTGGCGAAGGATGGAATCGTCCTTGCTGCGGAGAAAAAGGTGACCAGCAAGCTGCTAGAGCAGGACACATCTGCAGAGAAGCTCTACACACTGAACGA TAACATGATCTGCGCAGTTGCCGGTATGACTGCAGACGCCAATATTCTCATCAACTATGCCCGACAAGCCGCTCAACGCTACCTCCTCACTTATGGCGAAGAAATTCCATGCGAGCAACTTGTTCGTCGATTGTGTGACCTGAAACAAGGATACACCCAGCACGGTGGTCTCCGTCCCTTCGGTGTCTCGTTCATCTACGCAGGTTACGATCCTCTGAGAGAATTCCAACTGTACCAGAGCAACCCCAGCGGAAACTATGGCGGCTGGAAGGCCACTAGTGTAGGAGCAAATAACGCGAGCGCCCAAAGTCTGCTCAAGCAAGATTACAAGGAAGACTGCGATCTGAAGGAAGCGTGTGCCATGGCCGTCAAGGTCTTAAGCAAGACAATGGATTCGACAAAGCTGAGCAGTGAAAAGA TCGAATTCGCAACGGTGGGAAAGACcaaggaagggaagatcTACCACCATCTGTGGAATGCGGACGAGATCAATGCTTTATTGAAGGAACATGGCTTGGCCAAGGTCGACGATGAGCCCGAGGCTGGTGATATCAAATAA